GCTGAGGGGCCTAGTTACATTGCAGAGACCACCTAATACATGCATATGTAGCATTGAAACGGTTACATACGATAAATAATTCATTAGAGATCAATTCGTTCTAGATAAATCTCCATGTGCCTTGACCCGCAAAACTGCTCAACGCGCAACTCCACGCCCAAAAGCTTGGCATTTTTCCGTTCATCTTCTCAACCTCCCTCTCATCTTGCGCGTTGAATTTTACCTGTACCACTTGGTGCTTCTGGGCATTATATTATATACTATGTCTGCTTAAGCTCAAGATACTTCTAGCTATTTTAACTACCTCCTTTTTTTATTTCCCCAACCATGAAGGAAGAAACAGAACCAAGAGATACCCCCGAAGGCTCGGCTGCTGGTGACGAATCGAAGGCCAGTCTTGCTTCCAAGGATCGGAAATGCCAATACTGCCAGCAGGCGTTTACATCCTCATCATTGGGTCGACACCTCGACCAATTTCTCTTCAAAAAGAAACCCGACGGAATCCACGATGTCGAAGAAATCCGACGAATTCGCAGTGGAATCACCAGGCGTCAGGCCCGAACATCCACAGGAAAGACCGAGGGTAGTCCTGAACGAAGCCAGAAAAAAAGGACATCTGAGCCGTTTACAGCCGCAGACTCGGGATCGAAGTCGCGTGAGGCTCCGGTGCGCATGATGTTCAACACACCCACCTGGCACGCGACGGGGGTAATCAACGATATCCCCAACCCTAATCGTGTGCCGGATGGACCTCGAATTGCGCCATCACAATCTCGGACAGGGTCGCTACAGCTGCCAGATTACACGGGTCGAGGTGCTAGCTCCAGCAACCCGGATACAATGCGAGCGCTGGAGCTCGCACTGCGCGAGGTGCTTGACAACATCAAAGCTGCGAGGTCTGTCGACTCATTTCAATCGTTAAACCTAACCCACCAGCTCACGAAATATTAGCTCTCGTGTCCGGCCTCGGCTGTCTCCGTTCGACTTCGACATGCAAGCTCAGACCTTCCCCTCCATGTGTCTACAGTTGCTCCCTTCACCGCCAAGCCTGTTTGCGACACATCCGTTTTCCTCCTCTACCTCGTTTCCCCTGCAGCCCCCCGGCGCAGAGCACCTCGACATCGTCCGCCAAGCCCTTCGCTCCAAGGTCGCACAATGGCAGGCCGATCAACTCGCGGTAGACTCGGCCGCTGCGCCTCACATGAGACACAGCAATAGCGGGGTGGATCCGAACATGATATATCGGAGCGCACAGCAGCACGAGGATATCAGTTTTCGACACTTAGAATTGGCCTTCAATCATTGGAACTCTCTATCCCACGAGACCCGTCGCGACACGTGGCAATTGGAGATCACACGTGCATTTGCACGGGAGGCGGAGAAGCGCAAGTCCTCAGACGAGCAACTCGCCCGAGTACAACAGGAAGCGAACCAACTCCGTGCACAGGTCGAGCGCCTGGGCTCATGCCAGTGGCCTCGCGAGTTCGCATTATTTCCCCCAGATACACTCCCCCTACCACGGGAGGTAGCTCGGCAATTAGACGCACTGGATAGCCATATCAGTGCCAACTCTACGCGATGGGACTATGACAGCGTGGTCGCCAAATGGAAACGTGTTGTTATGCACGACAAGGGCATGGGTCGGATCGGGGTTGGTTATGGAAACCCCAGTCCGCTGGGAGATCCAGACCAAAGTCAGTCTCAACCAAGCCCTGACATCCGACCTCCACGCCCAGGCGAAGACACTACCTCTCATCCCAATCGCTTGCGCCCCTTGCAATCTGCCACGGTTTTGAGCCCAGACGCTGTGGCTACCTCTACCCCCGCTTCATCTACCCACTACGCTTCACCCCACTCCTTTGCAGATTCACGCAGCCCGCCCACCGGTGTCCTACCCAGTGGCATGCCCCAGGTGGGCGTGCTACCGTCAGCTAAGCGACAACGTCTCATGAATGGCTCAGAAGACACATCTGGTCCTTCGTCCGAGTCTGGTCATCCTCAGCCTTCTGCAGCTGGCAAACCGTGGGGGTCCTCCACGCCCCATTTATCCAACCTTGCCGCACCCTCGGGACAAACGCCTCCGTCTTTGTCGTCCAGGAATTGACTGGGTTTGGATTATAATATTTGTAGAAAAGCACCGGAAAAGGCGTCTTGAGGCTATCATCTATACTTTGCACTGGCTTGGCATAGTAGATGGCTTGGTCTGCTCCGTCTGCTCCTGGATCTATCCTTATTAAGAGAGAATAGCACTATCATTAATACCAATGCGAATGTCCCAAAGCTCCATCTAAGTCGCAACTGATTCCTAGGTGCTCTGTTGTGAGGTCATGTTGACAATACAACAACACTACGCCCTAGATAATGTCTGGTATCTTGGATTTTTGCTCTCTCTTTGCCCAGATATTG
Above is a window of Penicillium digitatum chromosome 2, complete sequence DNA encoding:
- a CDS encoding CDR ABC transporter is translated as MKEETEPRDTPEGSAAGDESKASLASKDRKCQYCQQAFTSSSLGRHLDQFLFKKKPDGIHDVEEIRRIRSGITRRQARTSTGKTEGSPERSQKKRTSEPFTAADSGSKSREAPVRMMFNTPTWHATGVINDIPNPNRVPDGPRIAPSQSRTGSLQLPDYTGRGASSSNPDTMRALELALREVLDNIKAASSRVRPRLSPFDFDMQAQTFPSMCLQLLPSPPSLFATHPFSSSTSFPLQPPGAEHLDIVRQALRSKVAQWQADQLAVDSAAAPHMRHSNSGVDPNMIYRSAQQHEDISFRHLELAFNHWNSLSHETRRDTWQLEITRAFAREAEKRKSSDEQLARVQQEANQLRAQVERLGSCQWPREFALFPPDTLPLPREVARQLDALDSHISANSTRWDYDSVVAKWKRVVMHDKGMGRIGVGYGNPSPLGDPDQSQSQPSPDIRPPRPGEDTTSHPNRLRPLQSATVLSPDAVATSTPASSTHYASPHSFADSRSPPTGVLPSGMPQVGVLPSAKRQRLMNGSEDTSGPSSESGHPQPSAAGKPWGSSTPHLSNLAAPSGQTPPSLSSRN